The genomic interval TCACCGGGCCGTCGTAGCGCAGTGTCTCCTCCACCGCCGCGGTCCAGTCCCGCTCGCCGCTGCGCAGCGCGGCCAGCTGTTCGGGGTGGGCGGCCAGGGCGCGCACCGCGTTGACGATGAGGCTGACGGTGGTCTCGTGGCCCGCGGCGACCAGCGCCTTCAGATTGCCGATCACCTCTTCCTCGGTGAGGGGCTCGCCGCCGTCGGTGGCCTGGATGAGCGCTGAGGTGAGGTCGTCGGTCGGGTCGGCCGTCTTCTCCTTCACCATGTTGGTGAAGTAGACGTCCATGTCCGCGATCACCCGCAGACGTTCGTCCTGCGGGGTCATCACCGAGAAGAACTTCTTGTACCAGCTCAGCAGCATCGCCTCGTCGGCCGGATTCACACCCATCAGCTTCCCGATGACCCGCATCGGCAGCGGATAGGCGAACACCGTCTTCAGGTCCACGACAGCGCCGTCCGCTCCGGCCTTCGTCAGGTCGTCCAGCAGTTCGGCGGTGATGCGCTCGATGGTCGGCCGCAGATCCTCCAGCCGCTTACGGCTCAGTGCCTGCGTGGTCTTCAGGCGTAGTCGCCGGTGTTCCTGCCCGTCCACGCTGAACATCGAGCGGTCGACGAGGATCATGCCGATCAGCGGCCACTGATCGGTGACCGCGCCGGTGCTCCACAGCGACCAGGCATTGATGTCTTTGACCAGCCGGGTGTCGGTGAGCAGCTGGCGGGCCAGCGCGTGCTCGGTCACGGTCCAGGCCGGGACCCCGAGCAGGTCTATCTTGGTCAGGCGTCCGGCCGCGCGCAGGCGCGCGGTCTCCCCCGCGAGATCACCGACCATCGGATCGATGGCGATGGTCTCCATATGTGGACATTCCCGCATTACAGCGTCCCTCCGACTGCACGAACTGGGGTGAAAAGAACTGGTAGCGAGGTCATTCCACGCAGGAACGCGGAGGGCCGGCGCACCAGGGTCTGGGCGGGGACGGCGAGATCGATATCGGGCAGCCGGTCCAGCAGCACTTCGATTCCGGTCCGGGCGATGATCTCGGCGATCTGTTGCGCGGGGAACGGGCAGCGGTACTCGCCGTAGCTGAAGGAGAAGTGCGCGTTGTTGCCGGAGTGCGCCGGCTCGGTGTTCACCGAGACATGTTGGCGCACATGCGGATCCGCGTTGGCCGCACCCAGACCGAGGAGCAGCATGTCACCGGCTCGAATGATCTTGTCGGCGAGGCGGGTATCGCGCGCGGCCCAGCGTCCGGCCAGGATCTGCGTCGGGGTGTCCTCCCACAGCACCTCGTTCATGGCCTGCCCGACACTGCGCCGGCCACCACCGAGCGCGGCGGCGAAACGATCGTCGGTGAGCATGAGCCGCACCGAGTTGCCGATCCAGTCCGCGGTCGGCAGATACCCGGCCGCGGTGAGCGCCATGATGTCCATGACGTACTCCTGATCGGAGAACGGCTCCGGGTGTGCCAGCATTCGCGAGGTCAGGTCGTTGCCCGGCATGCCCTTCTTGGTGGCCATCAGCTTGCCGCACAGCTCGGCGAAACGCAGATGTGCCGACTGGGCATCGGCGCCGCCGTCGGTGAAAGTCTTCATCACCCAGGCCAGTTCGGGCCCTTCCTCGTCCGGGAACCCCATGATCCGGGCGAGCACCAGCACCGGCAGCGGTTCGGCGTAGTCGGTGACGATCTCGGCCGAGCCGCGCCCGCAGAAGCCGTCGATCAGCTGATCGGCGATCTCCTCACAGGCGCGGCGTAATTCGAAGGGGTCCACCGACTCCAGCGCCGGCTCCACCATCGACACGTGCCGCCGGTGCTCGGCGCCCGCGGTGAAGTAGATCGACGGCATCGGGCGCCCGACCATCGGCAGCAGCGGCCAGTCCTCGGGGATGTTGGGCCACTGGTTCCACAGGCCGACATCGCGCGGAAACAGCTCCGGATCGCTGGTCACCTGATGCAGTTCCCGGTAGCCGACCACCAGCCAGGCCGGAAAACCACCCGGCAGCTCGACCGAGACGACCGGACCGTGCTCGCGGCGCATCTCGCGATAGAGCTGATGCGGATCGGTATGGAAACGCGGACCGCTGAGCGGCACCGCACCGGAATCGTGTCGCACCGGGCAGCCGGAGGGCGAGCTGTCGCCGGTGAAAGCGATATCACCACTATTGGGCATCGTCATCCGACGTGTTCCTCCCTAGCTGCATAGAGGTGCTCGACCAGGGTGATCAGCACGCCCTTGCTCGACTCGCGATTGCGGGCGTCGCAGTCGACCAGCGGCACCAGCGGATCCAGATCCAGCGCGTCGCGGACGTCGTCGAGCCGGTGCCCGCCACCGAAGTTGTTGCACGCCACGATGAACGGCGTGCCGGTGGATTCCAGCCGATCGATGGCGTACCAGGAATCGGCGATCCGGCGCTGGTCCACCAGCACGATCGCGCCCAGCGCACCCGCGAACAACCGGTCCCACAGGAACCAGAACCGCTCCTGGCCCGGCGCGCCGAACAGATACAGCACGTGCTCGTCGTCGATGGAGATCCGGCCGAAGTCGAAAGCGACCGTGGTGGTCGACTTTCCGCGCACCGCGCTCAGGTCGTCGATGCCGACGCTGCTCTGCGTCATCGTCGCCTCGGTGTCCAGCGGCCGGATTTCGCTGACCGAGCGCACCAGCGTGGTCTTACCGACCCCGAAGCCGCCGACGATGACGATCTTCAAACCTTGGCTGGTACTGGCGGGCAGCGGCGCGTCGGCCCGCGCCGGACGGGTGTCAGAGCTTGCGAAGTCCAACGAGCACCTTCTCGAGGGTGGAGGCGTCCGGCAGCGAAGTCCACGGTCCGCCAGGCGAACTCGGGGCGGACGTCGGATGCCGCACGGTGATCTTGCCCATGTCGAGCAGATCCGAGAGCAGGATGGTGGCGATCCCGACCGGCAGGCGTAGCTCCGCCGCGATCTCGACCACCGCGGTCGGCGCGGTGCACATGCGCAGGATCGCGACATGTTCGGACTGCATGCCCGGGGTCGGGTCGGATTCGGTCACCACCAGGGTGACCAGGTCGAAGCTGTCGGAATCCGGTTTGCTGCGGCCGCCGGTCAGGGTGTAGAGCCGATCCGGATCGTCATCACGCCCGGGACGGCCTGGCCTTGTCACGGTCGCGCCGTTCCGACCCGCGGCTGGGCCGCGAGATAGTGGCCGAGCTGCTCGACCAACTCGCGCATGTTGTGCCCGATCAGGCCGGCGTCGGCGTCCTCGCCGGCGACGACCGCGATGTGCGCGCCCATCCCGGCCTCGACGACGAACAAGATGCCGCCGTAGAACTCGGTCATGGACTGGCGCACGCCGCCACGGCCGTTACCGAATTCGACGGAGGCGCCGTGCGCGAGGCTCTGAATTCCCGCCGAGATAGCCGCCAGTTGATCGGCGCTGTCGACGCTGAGTTCGGGTGTGTGACAGATCTTCAGGCCATCGCCGGAGAGCAGCAGGGCGTGGCGGGTTCCAGGGGTACGGGTCAGCAGTTGTTCCAGGAGCCAACCCAGCTGGGACGGCACGGTAGTTGTCATCGTTCGTTCTCCATGGCAACCGAAGGGGCAGGAGGTCTGGGGGATGGCTGGCCGACGGGGTCGGCGGGATGGGTGGATACCGCGTCAGCACCGTTGCTGTCCGAGGGCTTGTCCGAGGTGGTGTCACGGGGCGCCACGGCGCGCTGGAACGCCCCGAACGCCGAGGGCCGCGACACCGGCGGGGGCGGGGTCGGTTCCATCCGGGTGTCCGGCAGACCGTCGG from Nocardia goodfellowii carries:
- a CDS encoding cytochrome P450 family protein, with the protein product METIAIDPMVGDLAGETARLRAAGRLTKIDLLGVPAWTVTEHALARQLLTDTRLVKDINAWSLWSTGAVTDQWPLIGMILVDRSMFSVDGQEHRRLRLKTTQALSRKRLEDLRPTIERITAELLDDLTKAGADGAVVDLKTVFAYPLPMRVIGKLMGVNPADEAMLLSWYKKFFSVMTPQDERLRVIADMDVYFTNMVKEKTADPTDDLTSALIQATDGGEPLTEEEVIGNLKALVAAGHETTVSLIVNAVRALAAHPEQLAALRSGERDWTAAVEETLRYDGPVNHLLMRFATEDITVGDVLIEKGDGVVMSYRAIGRDTDLHGADADEFDLTRPTAGRNMSFGYGPHICPGAALARMEAAIALPALFARFPDLRLAVPDSELVNLPVMTQNDLAAFPIHLGN
- a CDS encoding cytochrome P450, with translation MTMPNSGDIAFTGDSSPSGCPVRHDSGAVPLSGPRFHTDPHQLYREMRREHGPVVSVELPGGFPAWLVVGYRELHQVTSDPELFPRDVGLWNQWPNIPEDWPLLPMVGRPMPSIYFTAGAEHRRHVSMVEPALESVDPFELRRACEEIADQLIDGFCGRGSAEIVTDYAEPLPVLVLARIMGFPDEEGPELAWVMKTFTDGGADAQSAHLRFAELCGKLMATKKGMPGNDLTSRMLAHPEPFSDQEYVMDIMALTAAGYLPTADWIGNSVRLMLTDDRFAAALGGGRRSVGQAMNEVLWEDTPTQILAGRWAARDTRLADKIIRAGDMLLLGLGAANADPHVRQHVSVNTEPAHSGNNAHFSFSYGEYRCPFPAQQIAEIIARTGIEVLLDRLPDIDLAVPAQTLVRRPSAFLRGMTSLPVLFTPVRAVGGTL
- a CDS encoding GTP-binding protein; amino-acid sequence: MDFASSDTRPARADAPLPASTSQGLKIVIVGGFGVGKTTLVRSVSEIRPLDTEATMTQSSVGIDDLSAVRGKSTTTVAFDFGRISIDDEHVLYLFGAPGQERFWFLWDRLFAGALGAIVLVDQRRIADSWYAIDRLESTGTPFIVACNNFGGGHRLDDVRDALDLDPLVPLVDCDARNRESSKGVLITLVEHLYAAREEHVG
- a CDS encoding DUF742 domain-containing protein, with amino-acid sequence MTRPGRPGRDDDPDRLYTLTGGRSKPDSDSFDLVTLVVTESDPTPGMQSEHVAILRMCTAPTAVVEIAAELRLPVGIATILLSDLLDMGKITVRHPTSAPSSPGGPWTSLPDASTLEKVLVGLRKL
- a CDS encoding roadblock/LC7 domain-containing protein, which gives rise to MTTTVPSQLGWLLEQLLTRTPGTRHALLLSGDGLKICHTPELSVDSADQLAAISAGIQSLAHGASVEFGNGRGGVRQSMTEFYGGILFVVEAGMGAHIAVVAGEDADAGLIGHNMRELVEQLGHYLAAQPRVGTARP